A genome region from Microcella alkaliphila includes the following:
- a CDS encoding DUF4397 domain-containing protein, giving the protein MGVAALATVGLAAPAVADNHDTSDIYVVHGIPGLTVDVYVDGERLLQNFEPRDVAGPVELPAGDYQIQVVAAGETDLSAAAIDEVETVPAAGLSISIVAHLDADGTPVLTPFVNDTSEIAEGEGRLSVRHTAAAPAVDVFLDDALTGFQGVENGGDGDVDVPVGTYSAFVAAAGSDEPAIGPADVEIRNGVNTIVYAVGDLSADPSTATFYIQTIGEPAGSPAGGAGLVAEGANSGLIGGAAALLIALLAGAGIIARRTVVASK; this is encoded by the coding sequence GTGGGCGTTGCCGCTCTCGCCACGGTCGGCCTCGCGGCACCCGCCGTCGCCGACAACCACGACACATCAGACATCTATGTCGTCCACGGTATCCCTGGCCTGACGGTCGATGTTTATGTTGACGGTGAGCGTCTGCTTCAGAACTTCGAGCCCCGCGACGTGGCGGGTCCGGTTGAGTTGCCCGCCGGCGACTACCAGATCCAGGTCGTCGCTGCGGGCGAGACCGACCTGAGTGCAGCGGCGATCGACGAGGTCGAGACGGTGCCTGCCGCCGGCCTGAGCATTTCGATTGTGGCCCACTTGGACGCGGACGGAACGCCCGTTCTGACTCCGTTCGTGAACGACACGTCAGAGATCGCGGAAGGCGAGGGCCGCTTGAGCGTCCGTCACACGGCTGCTGCTCCTGCCGTTGACGTTTTCCTGGATGACGCCTTGACTGGCTTCCAGGGTGTGGAGAACGGTGGCGACGGCGATGTCGACGTGCCTGTGGGAACTTACTCGGCGTTCGTTGCCGCTGCGGGCTCGGACGAGCCTGCGATTGGTCCGGCGGACGTGGAGATTCGCAACGGCGTGAACACGATCGTGTACGCGGTGGGCGACCTCTCCGCTGACCCGTCGACAGCCACTTTCTACATTCAGACCATTGGTGAGCCGGCGGGCTCGCCTGCCGGTGGCGCCGGATTGGTCGCCGAGGGTGCCAACTCTGGGCTTATTGGTGGCGCAGCGGCCCTTCTCATCGCTCTTCTGGCTGGCGCGGGTATCATCGCCCGTCGTACAGTCGTTGCGAGCAAGTAA
- a CDS encoding class F sortase translates to MATALAATSLLLLGACASADANETAAAVIEDVESHVEQAEVGADRQSLGISPIDIPIARDVDSVLALAPTRVVFPSLGIDMEVTDVGVDSDNLLIIPESIYTAGWYREGSAPASDRGATVISAHVDMPIQGVGPFAALRDAEIGAEVTVRDAAGESHVYRVISVERIPKAEVPVDRVFTRAGQPHLVLTTCGGSFDVNAQSYSDNYIVTAEKVS, encoded by the coding sequence GTGGCCACCGCTTTGGCGGCCACCAGTCTCTTGCTGCTTGGCGCGTGTGCGTCAGCCGATGCCAACGAGACGGCCGCGGCCGTGATCGAGGACGTCGAGTCGCACGTCGAGCAGGCAGAGGTGGGTGCCGATCGTCAGAGTCTGGGCATTTCGCCGATCGATATTCCCATCGCTCGAGACGTCGACAGCGTGCTCGCTCTGGCACCGACGCGGGTGGTCTTCCCCTCCCTGGGGATCGACATGGAGGTCACCGACGTGGGGGTTGACTCGGACAACCTGCTGATCATCCCCGAGAGCATCTACACCGCGGGCTGGTATCGCGAGGGTTCCGCGCCCGCGAGCGACCGTGGTGCTACCGTCATTTCCGCTCACGTCGACATGCCGATTCAAGGCGTCGGGCCTTTTGCTGCTCTCAGAGATGCGGAGATCGGTGCCGAAGTTACCGTGCGTGACGCGGCCGGAGAATCGCACGTGTACCGCGTTATCAGCGTTGAGAGGATCCCAAAAGCTGAAGTGCCGGTTGACAGGGTGTTCACGAGGGCGGGGCAGCCCCACCTCGTGCTGACCACCTGCGGGGGAAGTTTCGACGTCAACGCCCAGTCATACTCAGACAACTACATAGTCACCGCGGAAAAGGTGTCGTGA
- a CDS encoding RNA polymerase sigma factor: protein MFVSAWQGRERYDPERAAVPAWLVGITRNTIADTHAARARERAIADQVSAVTLDDPPPAAEAGLAERLLIADELAKLEPEPQAVVRLAFFDDLTHTQIAERLNMPIGTVKSHIKRSLTRLRSRLEVSHGAAL from the coding sequence GTGTTCGTCAGTGCATGGCAGGGGCGCGAGAGGTACGACCCCGAGCGGGCAGCGGTTCCGGCGTGGCTCGTCGGAATCACTCGCAACACGATCGCCGACACCCACGCCGCGAGGGCGCGAGAGCGGGCGATTGCCGACCAGGTGAGTGCCGTGACCCTCGACGATCCGCCCCCGGCCGCGGAGGCGGGCCTCGCCGAGCGCCTGCTGATCGCCGACGAGTTGGCGAAACTTGAGCCCGAACCTCAGGCCGTCGTGAGGCTCGCCTTTTTCGACGACCTGACCCACACGCAGATCGCTGAGCGGCTCAACATGCCGATCGGCACCGTCAAATCCCACATCAAGAGAAGCCTGACCCGGCTACGCAGCCGATTGGAGGTGAGTCATGGAGCAGCACTGTGA
- a CDS encoding anti-sigma factor — protein MEQHCDTGALALGALGEALEADADAHLRACGRCQHELARMAATVSVARSTLGESELHRPPAHVWQNVHRQVGFGDALRSDPLGTPVSNPKPPIEAPPVASDATVAPAPVASLRDARERRGLRRFVAPLTAAAAAAALITGVALGWQALTPRDTGTIVASASLDALPAWQGAVGSAEIIEHANGERVVRIALDAPPVSGAVQEVWLLTPEVDGLISLGLLGDARGEFVIPAEVDLDRYSVVDISAEPLDGDPSHSGDSIVRGALES, from the coding sequence ATGGAGCAGCACTGTGACACCGGCGCGCTCGCCCTCGGAGCACTCGGCGAAGCGCTCGAGGCCGACGCCGACGCCCACCTGCGGGCATGCGGACGCTGCCAGCATGAGCTCGCCCGCATGGCTGCCACCGTTTCTGTTGCGCGGTCGACGCTCGGCGAGTCCGAACTGCACCGGCCCCCTGCGCACGTCTGGCAAAACGTCCACCGCCAGGTCGGGTTCGGCGACGCGCTGCGCAGCGACCCCCTGGGAACGCCAGTTTCTAACCCGAAGCCGCCGATCGAGGCGCCTCCCGTGGCTAGCGACGCGACGGTGGCGCCCGCGCCGGTCGCCTCGCTCCGTGACGCCCGCGAACGCCGCGGGCTCCGTCGCTTCGTCGCGCCGCTCACTGCCGCGGCCGCTGCGGCGGCGCTGATCACGGGTGTGGCCCTCGGCTGGCAGGCGCTGACGCCGCGCGACACCGGAACGATCGTGGCCTCAGCCAGCTTGGATGCCCTCCCCGCCTGGCAGGGCGCCGTCGGGTCCGCAGAGATCATCGAGCATGCGAACGGTGAGCGAGTGGTTCGCATCGCACTCGACGCCCCACCCGTGAGCGGGGCGGTGCAGGAAGTCTGGCTGCTCACGCCCGAGGTCGACGGTCTCATCAGCCTCGGCCTGCTCGGTGACGCGCGCGGTGAGTTCGTCATCCCCGCTGAGGTCGACCTCGACCGCTACTCGGTGGTCGACATCAGCGCTGAGCCGCTCGACGGCGATCCGTCGCACTCCGGCGACTCGATCGTGCGCGGCGCGCTCGAGTCCTGA
- a CDS encoding pyridoxamine 5'-phosphate oxidase family protein, with translation MDIGSGAVTMLTPDECWELLGQETLGRIAVSAAGVVDIFPVNYVVDGHTLLFRTAPGTKLLELAINDRVAFEVDGHTDDQAWSIVVKGRAERVERQSEIDAADELGLEPWIPTLKYRWVRIHPDEVTGRSFTRSPEPARY, from the coding sequence ATGGACATCGGAAGCGGGGCCGTCACCATGCTGACGCCCGACGAATGCTGGGAACTGCTGGGGCAGGAGACGCTCGGCCGTATCGCGGTGAGCGCCGCCGGCGTCGTCGACATTTTCCCCGTCAACTACGTGGTCGATGGGCACACGCTGCTCTTTCGCACCGCGCCCGGCACAAAGTTGCTCGAGCTCGCTATCAACGATCGGGTCGCCTTCGAGGTCGACGGTCATACGGATGATCAGGCCTGGAGCATCGTCGTAAAGGGCCGAGCCGAACGTGTCGAGCGGCAGAGTGAGATCGACGCCGCGGACGAGCTCGGGCTTGAACCGTGGATTCCCACGCTCAAGTACCGCTGGGTGCGCATCCACCCCGACGAGGTCACTGGGCGCAGCTTCACGCGTTCCCCCGAACCCGCGCGGTACTGA
- a CDS encoding MarP family serine protease, with protein MPLVIVLDVLLVIAIIGGLIRGARAGFFYTLGAVIGAVAGAIAAVFLVPLVSGWIPDPTWRPLATLGALLLLITAGLSIGEVIGHALRRGVAKGLRPLDRLAGFAAGGVVAVLVISLAGSTVTALGIPVVSSTTANSTVLRTIDRFTPDPVARAIAVLRGAVVDEGIPRIAEALGGTVAGPAEPPVIDAGSPELTRAAQSVARVTGSAYACGQVQSGTAFVIADDRLLTNAHVVAGVDIPLVELPGIGTREGRIVYFDGQQDIAVIAVDGLPARALPVAPSLEQGDVGAVQGYPFGGRFRSDGAEVLAVGSIDAESIDGSSRAPRDTYTLAATVNPGNSGGPVLSLEGAVVGMVFAKAQLRDDIGYAHTMAELTPVIAQAPELSAPVDSGACQR; from the coding sequence GTGCCACTTGTCATCGTGCTGGACGTGCTGCTCGTCATCGCCATCATCGGCGGTCTCATCCGGGGCGCTCGTGCGGGATTCTTCTACACGCTGGGTGCCGTCATCGGAGCCGTTGCCGGGGCGATCGCCGCGGTGTTCCTCGTGCCGCTTGTGAGCGGATGGATACCGGACCCCACGTGGCGGCCCCTCGCCACCCTCGGGGCGCTGCTGCTGTTGATCACGGCGGGCCTGAGCATCGGCGAAGTCATCGGCCACGCGCTCCGCCGCGGCGTCGCGAAAGGGCTCAGGCCGCTCGACCGCCTGGCCGGCTTCGCCGCCGGAGGCGTCGTCGCGGTGCTCGTGATCTCGCTCGCGGGGTCCACGGTGACGGCCCTCGGCATCCCGGTGGTTTCGTCGACGACGGCGAACTCGACCGTGCTGCGCACGATCGACCGCTTCACCCCCGACCCCGTCGCCCGGGCCATCGCGGTACTCCGCGGCGCGGTTGTCGACGAGGGCATCCCCCGCATCGCCGAAGCGCTGGGCGGGACCGTCGCTGGTCCCGCTGAGCCGCCCGTCATCGACGCTGGCAGCCCCGAGCTGACGCGCGCTGCCCAGTCGGTTGCCCGCGTCACCGGCTCGGCCTACGCGTGCGGGCAGGTGCAGTCCGGTACTGCATTCGTCATCGCCGACGATCGCCTGCTCACCAACGCCCACGTCGTCGCCGGAGTCGATATTCCCCTCGTCGAATTGCCGGGCATCGGCACGCGTGAGGGCCGCATCGTCTATTTCGACGGGCAGCAAGACATCGCAGTCATCGCCGTCGACGGCCTCCCGGCGCGGGCCCTACCGGTGGCTCCGAGCCTCGAGCAGGGTGATGTGGGGGCTGTGCAGGGGTACCCGTTTGGCGGCCGGTTCCGCTCCGACGGCGCTGAGGTGCTCGCCGTCGGCAGCATCGACGCCGAATCGATCGACGGCTCGTCGCGCGCGCCGCGCGACACCTACACGTTGGCCGCCACCGTGAACCCCGGCAACTCGGGCGGGCCGGTGCTCAGCCTCGAGGGCGCCGTGGTGGGCATGGTGTTCGCCAAGGCGCAGCTGCGCGACGACATCGGCTACGCCCACACGATGGCGGAACTCACCCCCGTGATCGCTCAGGCTCCCGAGCTTTCCGCCCCGGTCGACAGCGGCGCCTGCCAGCGCTGA
- the rpsO gene encoding 30S ribosomal protein S15: MALDTTAKKAIIDEYATHPGDTGSPEVQVAILTHRIKELTEHLKQHKHDHHSRRGLLLLVGQRRRLLGYLADIDIERYRSLIERLGLRR, translated from the coding sequence ATGGCCCTGGACACTACCGCCAAGAAGGCGATCATCGACGAGTACGCAACCCACCCCGGTGACACCGGATCCCCTGAGGTCCAGGTCGCGATCTTGACGCACCGCATCAAGGAGCTGACCGAGCACCTCAAGCAGCACAAGCACGACCACCACTCGCGTCGTGGACTGCTTCTGCTCGTGGGCCAGCGTCGCCGTCTGCTGGGCTACCTGGCCGACATCGACATCGAGCGTTACCGCTCGCTGATCGAGCGGCTGGGGCTGCGCCGCTAG
- a CDS encoding Pr6Pr family membrane protein has product MTRASLTRAARGALGTGGLAIIACDVALTIRATGGLDVGDYLGQFTILSVLAASILMLLGASMGRELRGAVHLRAMALTGLLVAAVLHATLLGGAAGPSGELVNTLLHVVFPALALVEWVTVRSRTRVTLLTPLIGLVFPVVFLAATLARGAIVDRYPYDFVDPGAQGGYAGLVGSLAIVLVAFLTVGAFVAVIGAIRDRMLAPR; this is encoded by the coding sequence GTGACTCGCGCTTCGCTCACCCGCGCCGCGCGCGGCGCGCTTGGCACCGGCGGGCTCGCGATCATCGCCTGCGACGTCGCGTTGACGATTCGCGCGACGGGGGGCCTCGATGTGGGGGACTATCTCGGGCAGTTCACCATCCTGAGCGTCCTGGCCGCAAGCATCCTGATGTTGCTCGGTGCGTCGATGGGTCGCGAACTCCGGGGAGCGGTGCACCTCCGCGCGATGGCGCTCACGGGGTTGCTCGTCGCCGCCGTATTGCACGCGACCCTGCTCGGCGGCGCGGCCGGCCCGAGCGGCGAGCTGGTCAACACCCTCCTGCACGTCGTCTTTCCCGCACTCGCCCTCGTCGAGTGGGTGACGGTGCGGTCGCGGACGCGCGTGACGCTGCTCACCCCGCTCATCGGTCTCGTGTTCCCGGTGGTCTTTCTGGCGGCAACCCTCGCCCGGGGCGCCATCGTCGACCGGTACCCCTACGATTTCGTCGACCCGGGCGCTCAGGGCGGCTACGCGGGTCTTGTCGGCAGCCTCGCGATCGTGTTGGTCGCCTTTCTCACGGTCGGCGCGTTCGTCGCCGTCATCGGCGCCATTCGCGATCGGATGCTCGCCCCGCGCTGA
- a CDS encoding polyribonucleotide nucleotidyltransferase yields the protein MEGPEIKAAETVIDNGSFGTRTVRFETGRLAQQAQGAVAAYLDEETMLLSATSAGKHPREGFDFFPLTVDVEERAYAAGKIPGSFFRREGRPSTEAILVCRLIDRPLRPSFVEGLRNEVQIVITVMSIAPDEFYDALAINAASASTQISGLPFSGPIAGVRMALMPRQDGTGQWVAFPKHSQLADAVFDLTVAGRVVTKADGTEDVAIMMVEAEATESSWGHIQAGAIKPSEAVVAEGLEAAKPFLAQLVKAQAELAAQSAKEVRDYPVFLSYSDELYAAVDAIAHNELAAVYQIADKVERQNADDELKARVKGEIEQKVAAGELPEEALSQFGAAYKGVSKKIMRNRVLTEGVRIDGRGLADIRALDAEVQVIPRVHGSAIFQRGETQILGVTTLNMLKMEQQIDSLNPVTSKRYLHHYNFPPYSTGETGRVGSPKRREIGHGFLAERALVPVLPSREEFPYAIRQVSEALSSNGSTSMGSVCASTLSLLNAGVPLKAPVAGIAMGLISDEINGETKYAALTDILGAEDALGDMDFKVAGTREFVTAIQLDTKLDGIPSSVLEGALTQAREARLAILDVMNQAIDAPDEMAPTAPRVISVQIPVDKIGELIGPKGKTINAIQDETGAQISIEEDGTVYIGAVDGPSAEAARLQVNAIANPINPEVGEQYLGTVVKIAAFGAFVSLMPGKDGLLHISEVRKLAGGKRVENVEDVLSVGQKILVEITKTDDRGKLSLAPVIAEESAPEAPADGEDG from the coding sequence GTGGAAGGTCCCGAAATCAAGGCCGCCGAAACCGTTATTGACAACGGTTCGTTCGGCACCCGCACTGTCCGTTTTGAAACCGGTCGTCTCGCGCAGCAGGCGCAGGGCGCCGTTGCCGCCTACCTCGACGAGGAGACGATGCTGCTGAGCGCGACGAGCGCCGGCAAGCACCCCCGTGAGGGCTTCGACTTCTTCCCGCTGACGGTTGACGTCGAAGAGCGCGCCTACGCCGCGGGGAAGATCCCCGGCTCGTTCTTCCGCCGCGAGGGTCGCCCCTCGACCGAGGCGATCCTCGTCTGCCGCCTCATCGACCGCCCGCTGCGCCCCTCGTTCGTCGAGGGCCTGCGCAACGAGGTGCAGATCGTCATCACGGTGATGTCGATCGCTCCCGACGAGTTCTACGACGCGCTCGCCATCAACGCCGCGAGCGCCTCAACGCAGATCTCTGGTCTGCCCTTCAGCGGGCCGATCGCGGGCGTGCGCATGGCACTCATGCCGCGTCAAGACGGGACCGGCCAGTGGGTCGCGTTCCCGAAGCACTCGCAGCTCGCTGACGCCGTGTTCGACCTGACCGTCGCCGGTCGCGTTGTGACGAAGGCCGACGGCACCGAAGATGTCGCGATCATGATGGTCGAGGCCGAGGCCACCGAGTCCAGCTGGGGTCACATCCAGGCCGGCGCGATCAAGCCGAGCGAGGCCGTCGTGGCAGAGGGTCTCGAGGCCGCGAAGCCGTTCCTCGCTCAGCTGGTGAAGGCCCAGGCAGAGCTGGCCGCGCAGAGCGCCAAGGAGGTGCGCGACTACCCCGTCTTCCTCAGCTACAGCGACGAGCTGTACGCCGCGGTCGACGCGATCGCGCACAACGAGCTCGCTGCGGTGTACCAGATCGCCGACAAGGTCGAGCGTCAGAACGCCGACGACGAGCTGAAGGCCCGCGTCAAGGGCGAGATCGAGCAGAAGGTCGCCGCGGGCGAGCTGCCCGAGGAGGCGCTGTCGCAGTTCGGTGCCGCCTACAAGGGCGTCTCGAAGAAGATCATGCGCAACCGCGTGCTCACCGAGGGTGTGCGCATCGACGGTCGCGGGCTTGCCGACATTCGTGCGCTCGACGCCGAGGTCCAGGTCATCCCGCGCGTGCACGGCTCGGCCATCTTCCAGCGCGGCGAGACGCAGATCCTCGGCGTCACGACGCTCAACATGCTGAAGATGGAGCAGCAGATCGACTCGCTGAATCCCGTGACGTCGAAGCGCTACCTGCACCACTACAACTTCCCGCCCTACTCGACCGGCGAAACGGGTCGTGTGGGCAGCCCCAAGCGTCGCGAGATCGGGCACGGCTTCCTCGCCGAGCGCGCGCTCGTGCCCGTGCTGCCGAGCCGCGAGGAGTTCCCCTACGCGATCCGTCAGGTGTCCGAGGCGCTCAGCTCGAACGGCTCGACCTCGATGGGGTCCGTCTGCGCGTCGACCCTGTCGCTGCTGAACGCCGGTGTGCCGCTGAAGGCCCCAGTTGCCGGCATCGCCATGGGCCTCATCAGCGACGAGATCAACGGTGAGACCAAGTACGCGGCTCTCACCGACATCCTCGGCGCGGAGGACGCTCTCGGCGACATGGACTTCAAGGTCGCCGGCACCCGCGAGTTCGTCACGGCGATCCAGCTCGACACCAAGCTCGACGGCATTCCGTCGTCGGTGCTCGAGGGTGCGCTGACGCAGGCCCGCGAGGCGCGCCTGGCGATCCTCGACGTGATGAACCAGGCGATTGACGCGCCCGACGAGATGGCGCCGACCGCGCCGCGCGTGATCAGCGTGCAGATCCCTGTCGACAAGATCGGTGAGCTGATCGGCCCGAAGGGCAAGACGATCAACGCGATCCAGGACGAGACCGGTGCGCAGATCTCGATCGAGGAGGACGGCACCGTGTACATCGGCGCGGTCGACGGCCCGTCGGCCGAGGCTGCACGCCTGCAGGTCAACGCGATCGCCAACCCGATCAACCCCGAGGTCGGCGAGCAGTACCTGGGCACGGTCGTGAAGATCGCCGCCTTCGGCGCGTTCGTCTCGCTCATGCCGGGCAAGGACGGACTGCTGCACATCAGCGAGGTGCGCAAGCTCGCCGGCGGCAAGCGTGTGGAGAATGTCGAAGACGTGCTCTCGGTGGGTCAGAAGATCCTGGTCGAGATCACGAAGACGGACGACCGCGGCAAGCTGTCGCTCGCGCCGGTCATCGCCGAGGAGTCCGCTCCGGAGGCTCCCGCTGACGGCGAAGACGGCTAA
- a CDS encoding YbhB/YbcL family Raf kinase inhibitor-like protein, with product MNDPFWKLPEVPHFSLTSPDLEDGAALPPWARSGIAGAGGDDRSPELEWSGAPESTQSFALTMYDPDAPTGSGWWHWAVHGIPATTTSLPSNAGDPEAALLPHGAVMLPNEIRVPRYLGAAPPAGHGDHRYYFVLSALDTAVLDVDPASTPAYLGFVLRDHIIGRAVLMGTSRTD from the coding sequence ATGAATGACCCCTTCTGGAAGCTGCCCGAGGTACCGCATTTCTCGCTGACGAGCCCCGATCTCGAGGACGGAGCAGCACTTCCCCCATGGGCGCGCTCTGGCATCGCGGGCGCGGGAGGCGACGACCGATCGCCGGAGCTCGAGTGGTCGGGAGCACCGGAGAGCACACAGAGCTTCGCGCTCACGATGTACGACCCGGATGCGCCGACCGGAAGCGGGTGGTGGCACTGGGCCGTGCACGGCATCCCCGCAACGACGACGTCCCTTCCGAGCAACGCGGGCGACCCCGAGGCGGCGCTGCTGCCACACGGCGCCGTCATGCTGCCGAACGAGATCCGGGTGCCGCGGTACCTGGGCGCCGCTCCTCCGGCTGGCCACGGCGACCACCGCTACTACTTCGTGCTCTCGGCGCTCGACACCGCGGTTCTGGATGTCGACCCAGCGTCGACACCCGCCTACCTCGGATTCGTCCTTCGCGATCACATCATCGGACGGGCCGTGTTGATGGGTACGTCCCGCACCGATTAG
- a CDS encoding bacteriorhodopsin codes for MLAALVASRFLIQKSILEFQIVQAFFMLGFVAMAAGALWFFMERNDLMPELRPVATYATVIAFVAAVLYYVMKDVVQFPLGDIGVEAIRDTVELRYIDWLITTPLLLIEFGIIVALAGAAKKGFVWRGSPSSGRSSRSTSRTGLSTLSALCASCACSWSSAGRSTRSPPRSSSSCRSVGLTSHSP; via the coding sequence GTGCTCGCCGCACTGGTGGCGAGCAGATTCTTGATCCAAAAGAGCATCCTGGAATTCCAGATTGTGCAGGCGTTCTTCATGTTGGGCTTCGTCGCTATGGCGGCGGGAGCACTGTGGTTCTTCATGGAACGCAATGACCTGATGCCGGAATTGCGCCCCGTGGCGACCTACGCCACGGTCATCGCGTTCGTCGCGGCGGTCTTGTATTACGTCATGAAGGACGTGGTGCAGTTCCCCCTCGGTGACATCGGCGTCGAGGCGATCCGCGACACGGTCGAACTGCGCTACATCGACTGGCTGATTACGACACCGCTGCTGCTCATCGAATTCGGCATCATCGTCGCCCTCGCCGGCGCGGCAAAGAAGGGCTTCGTCTGGCGTGGTTCTCCATCATCTGGCAGATCTTCCAGATCGACATCTCGAACGGGCCTGAGCACGCTCAGCGCGCTGTGCGCATCATGCGCCTGTTCGTGGTCATCGGCTGGGCGATCTACCCGATCGCCACCGCGATCGAGCAGTTCCTGCAGATCGGTGGGGCTGACATCGCACTCGCCGTGA
- a CDS encoding bacteriorhodopsin, whose protein sequence is MRIMRLFVVIGWAIYPIATAIEQFLQIGGADIALAVSIAACIYVVADVINKVGFGIVAIQAAKVSSGIGEVAPSAVTTDPVTK, encoded by the coding sequence GTGCGCATCATGCGCCTGTTCGTGGTCATCGGCTGGGCGATCTACCCGATCGCCACCGCGATCGAGCAGTTCCTGCAGATCGGTGGGGCTGACATCGCACTCGCCGTGAGTATCGCGGCGTGCATCTACGTCGTCGCCGACGTCATCAACAAGGTCGGCTTCGGCATCGTCGCCATCCAGGCGGCGAAGGTCTCGTCGGGAATCGGCGAGGTCGCGCCCTCGGCCGTCACGACCGACCCCGTCACGAAGTAA
- a CDS encoding aldo/keto reductase, translating into MTAPSGSPRTDSGALSSPVQVSGPSSPSSLLTGPTAVLRRIGGSALTVFPIALSGTVFGWTTDGPTTTAILNRFVERGGTFIDTADSYAGGRSEIMIGNWMRERGNRDRLTIATKVGKSADNPGLSAPAVERAVKASLQRLRVSHIDLLYLHIDDESVPFDETLLAVDELIRAGDVRYFGGSHHTGNRLFEARIASGQLGVAPMVAVQNHYNLVHRDEYEGDLARVVAQLDLGVMPRFALAGGFLTGKYRSRADLERYRRGPEAAPHLNRHGLKLLSTMDRIAERTGTTVTTVGLSWLLSRPSVVAPVVSVSHPDQLDAVMAAPWTALSRHELTELDRVSAERRTQR; encoded by the coding sequence ATGACGGCACCCTCCGGTAGCCCCCGGACGGATTCCGGCGCGCTCTCCTCCCCGGTGCAGGTGTCTGGCCCAAGCTCGCCGTCGTCTCTGCTCACGGGGCCGACCGCGGTTCTGCGTCGAATCGGCGGCAGCGCGCTCACGGTTTTCCCCATCGCCCTGAGCGGCACCGTCTTCGGGTGGACCACCGATGGGCCGACGACGACGGCAATCCTGAACCGCTTCGTCGAACGAGGCGGCACATTCATCGACACTGCCGATTCGTACGCTGGCGGGCGCAGCGAAATCATGATCGGCAATTGGATGCGCGAGCGCGGCAACCGCGACCGGCTCACGATTGCGACGAAGGTCGGCAAGAGCGCCGACAACCCTGGTCTGTCTGCACCGGCAGTCGAGCGAGCGGTCAAGGCATCGCTGCAACGCCTTCGCGTCAGCCACATCGACCTGCTGTACCTGCACATCGACGATGAGTCGGTGCCGTTCGATGAGACGCTTCTGGCGGTCGACGAGCTGATCCGCGCCGGCGACGTGCGGTACTTCGGGGGCAGTCATCACACGGGCAACCGACTGTTCGAGGCGCGTATCGCGTCGGGCCAACTCGGGGTCGCCCCGATGGTGGCGGTGCAGAACCACTACAACCTCGTGCATCGCGACGAGTATGAGGGTGATCTCGCGCGCGTTGTCGCTCAACTCGACCTCGGCGTCATGCCGCGGTTCGCGCTGGCCGGTGGCTTCCTGACCGGCAAGTACCGAAGCCGCGCCGACCTCGAACGGTACCGACGGGGGCCGGAGGCGGCGCCTCACCTCAACCGACACGGGCTCAAGCTGCTATCGACGATGGACCGCATCGCCGAACGCACTGGCACGACCGTGACCACCGTCGGCCTGTCGTGGCTCCTGTCTCGACCGAGCGTCGTCGCTCCGGTGGTGTCGGTGAGTCACCCCGATCAGCTAGATGCCGTGATGGCGGCCCCCTGGACGGCGCTGAGCCGCCACGAACTGACGGAACTCGACAGGGTCAGCGCGGAGCGTCGCACTCAGCGATAA
- a CDS encoding TetR/AcrR family transcriptional regulator: protein MTLTAPNPVATARRERPMAPAKIRILDTALRLFYDEGIRATGVDLLIAESSVTKATFYKHFGSKDRLVLDYVEIQRQRGEARLKDAIGDARGAAATIGRVVDMVEATIESESYRGCPFMNAAAEYPDRQHPVREVTSAYTDHVAARLSEVFAELGHPLPGAAADELTLAINGAYAWSYMADDVAARAGLRRVAERLIAECDAPR from the coding sequence GTGACCCTGACAGCCCCCAACCCCGTAGCCACGGCGCGACGCGAGCGCCCCATGGCCCCCGCCAAGATCCGCATCCTGGACACCGCGTTGCGCCTGTTCTATGACGAGGGCATTCGCGCGACCGGCGTCGACCTGCTGATCGCCGAGTCATCGGTCACGAAGGCCACCTTCTACAAGCACTTCGGATCGAAAGATCGCCTCGTGCTCGACTACGTCGAGATTCAGCGCCAGCGCGGCGAAGCGCGGCTTAAGGATGCCATCGGGGATGCTCGCGGTGCCGCCGCGACCATCGGTCGCGTTGTCGACATGGTCGAGGCCACGATCGAAAGCGAAAGCTATCGGGGCTGCCCGTTCATGAACGCCGCGGCCGAGTACCCCGACCGCCAGCACCCCGTGCGCGAGGTCACCTCGGCCTACACCGACCACGTCGCCGCGCGACTGTCGGAGGTCTTCGCCGAACTGGGACATCCGCTGCCGGGTGCGGCCGCCGACGAGCTCACGCTCGCAATCAACGGCGCATACGCCTGGTCGTACATGGCCGATGACGTCGCCGCCCGCGCGGGCCTGCGTCGGGTCGCCGAGCGCCTTATCGCTGAGTGCGACGCTCCGCGCTGA